One window from the genome of Cricetulus griseus strain 17A/GY chromosome 2, alternate assembly CriGri-PICRH-1.0, whole genome shotgun sequence encodes:
- the LOC100757967 gene encoding retinoic acid early-inducible protein 1-alpha isoform X2 has product MARDQGGLNQQPRCPELCQSLRGVLCGEGAEDSPILPADPATPVGSRILEAAMEKAAAPGRNLLIVLSLFGLPSCLGISIPADTHCLRCHFSIKSHPGDGEKGWEVQCTVDGVPLPQDSNTGKAVNGTKICEGLYPKLKDTGEELRNLLLHVELIAVLTRGHHTLQGTMVSQYKPGQLIHASWNFTIDEKYSFCFIRYNKNNKIWEVINYNATGILEKWEKNAELAQDLAVLSMGDSRHCLEEYLKHQKEMPRPASWTPKITEVTSGIQLRSTMNTTLLPSTRQLDNNSTVTIIGIAASIFITICGCGCIYLYVKWRNCHSQRGASPQYSSASSSVV; this is encoded by the exons ATGGCCAGAGACCAGGGAGGGCTGAATCAACAGCCCAGGTGTCCGGAACTTTGCCAATCTCTGCGCGGGGTCCTGTGCGGGGAGGGTGCTGAGGACTCCCCGATTCTCCCAGCAGATCCAGCCACACCCGTCGGTAGCCGGATCTTGGAAGCAGCCATGGAAAAGGCTGCGGCCCCCGGACGCAATCTGCTCATAGTTCTGTCCCTTTTCGGTCTGCCGAGCTGTCTGGGAATTTCTATACCGGCTG ATACACACTGTCTTAGATGCCACTTCAGTATCAAGTCTCATCCCggagatggagagaaaggttGGGAAGTACAGTGCACAGTGGATGGAGTGCCGTTACCTCAGGATAGTAACACAGGAAAGGCTGTAAATGGTACTAAGATATGTGAAGGTTTGTACCCAAAGCTAAAAGACACTGGCGAAGAATTGAGGAACCTGCTACTTCATGTGGAATTAATAGCAGTCCTGACTAGGG GTCATCACACCTTGCAGGGCACCATGGTATCTCAGTATAAACCAGGACAACTCATTCATGCCTCCTGGAACTTCACCATTGATGAAAAGTATTCCTTCTGCTTTATTcgctataataaaaataataagatatgGGAAGTGATTAACTATAACGCCACAGGTATCCtagagaaatgggagaaaaatgcAGAACTAGCGCAAGATCTAGCAGTGCTCTCCATGGGAGATTCCCGACATTGCCTTGAGGAATACTTGAAGCACCAGAAGGAAATGCCAA gaccaGCATCATGGACCCCAAAAATCACAGAGGTTACGTCAGGCATCCAGCTTCGATCTACCATGAACACCACCCTACTTCCATCTACCAGGCAGCTTGACAATAACAGTACGGTTACCATTATAGGAATAGCCGCCTCCATCTTCATTACTATATGCGGTTGCGGTTGCATTTACTTGTATGTGAAATGGAGAAACTGCCATTCCCAGAGAG GTGCTTCTCCACAATactcctcagcttcctcatctgtagTCTGA